One window of the Thermodesulfomicrobium sp. WS genome contains the following:
- a CDS encoding TolC family protein produces the protein MRKITWAVAVVLWSAAAWGMDMEEAVRAGLAAHPSIQAVREALEGAAFGVRAARGAFGPAVSVEYGYNRLDETPQLLGYPAGTRDNWQLTLRVDQPLFTGFALLSNLEKAKLQEAELRSRLEHAREQLALGIREAFLGLLQARASRKAAEDSLERLRAHLRRNQAFFETGLRPKLDVLQAQVEVSRAEQAVVEADNAVAVAQARLETLLAAKAPVEFSGELDFQPFSRSLEACLEAALAQRPDIRIAQLAVDTARQEARLAASPLYPQVSARFEYQRAGDDPSVSGDAYHTPSSWQAQAGVRWKAFDWGQTYFTAQQAEKNVLRLAQEYEALRLEAQYEVRQRYLQIAEAAKRLQTAQDGLAAAKESLRMAQARYEAQVGTNTDVLDAQAARTEAETRVIQALADHRLAVARLLAAMGAGRPSAP, from the coding sequence ATGCGCAAGATCACGTGGGCGGTAGCAGTGGTGCTGTGGAGTGCTGCGGCCTGGGGCATGGATATGGAGGAAGCGGTGCGGGCCGGCTTGGCGGCGCACCCGTCCATTCAAGCGGTGCGGGAGGCCCTGGAAGGCGCGGCGTTTGGGGTGCGCGCCGCGCGCGGCGCCTTCGGGCCTGCGGTGAGCGTGGAATACGGGTACAACCGCCTGGATGAGACGCCGCAGCTTTTGGGCTATCCGGCAGGGACCCGGGACAATTGGCAATTGACGCTGCGGGTGGATCAACCCCTCTTTACGGGCTTCGCCCTGCTTTCGAACCTGGAAAAGGCCAAGCTGCAGGAGGCGGAACTCCGCTCGCGTCTGGAACATGCCCGCGAGCAGCTCGCCCTTGGCATTCGCGAGGCGTTTCTTGGCCTGTTGCAGGCCCGGGCAAGCCGCAAGGCGGCGGAAGACAGCCTGGAGCGCCTGCGGGCGCACCTTCGCCGCAATCAGGCCTTTTTTGAGACCGGGCTTCGCCCCAAACTGGACGTGCTCCAGGCGCAGGTGGAGGTGAGCCGGGCGGAGCAGGCGGTGGTGGAGGCGGACAATGCCGTTGCCGTGGCCCAGGCGCGCCTGGAGACGCTCCTCGCTGCCAAGGCCCCGGTGGAGTTTTCCGGGGAGCTCGATTTTCAGCCGTTTTCGCGGAGCTTGGAGGCGTGCCTGGAGGCGGCGCTGGCGCAGCGGCCGGACATCCGTATTGCCCAGCTCGCGGTGGACACGGCCCGGCAGGAGGCGCGTCTGGCGGCATCTCCTTTGTATCCCCAAGTGAGTGCCCGTTTCGAGTACCAACGGGCCGGGGACGATCCTTCAGTGTCCGGCGATGCCTACCATACCCCGAGCAGCTGGCAGGCCCAGGCTGGGGTGCGCTGGAAGGCCTTCGACTGGGGGCAGACCTATTTTACGGCCCAGCAGGCGGAAAAAAATGTGCTGCGTCTGGCACAGGAATACGAGGCGTTGCGCCTGGAGGCCCAATACGAAGTGCGGCAGCGGTATCTGCAGATTGCCGAAGCCGCCAAGCGGTTGCAGACCGCCCAGGACGGGCTGGCCGCTGCCAAGGAGAGCCTGCGCATGGCCCAGGCCCGCTATGAAGCGCAGGTGGGGACGAATACGGACGTGCTCGACGCTCAGGCCGCCCGCACCGAGGCCGAAACCCGGGTGATCCAGGCCTTGGCCGACCATCGCTTGGCCGTGGCGCGGCTTTTGGCCGCCATGGGCGCGGGGCGGCCGTCGGCCCCGTAG